From Mustela erminea isolate mMusErm1 chromosome 1, mMusErm1.Pri, whole genome shotgun sequence, a single genomic window includes:
- the RPSA gene encoding 40S ribosomal protein SA isoform X1: protein MSGALDVLQMKEEDVLKFLAAGTHLGGTNLDFQMEQYIYKRKSDGIYIINLKRTWEKLLLAARAIVAIENPADVSVISSRNTGQRAVLKFAAATGATPIAGRFTPGTFTNQIQAAFREPRLLVVTDPRADHQPLTEASYVNLPTIALCNTDSPLRYVDIAIPCNNKGAHSVGLMWWMLAREVLRMRGTISREHPWEVMPDLYFYRDPEEIEKEEQAAAEKAVTKEEFQGEWTAPAPEFTATQPEVADWSEGVQVPSVPIQQFPTEDWSAQPATEDWSAAPTAQATEWVGTTTEWS from the exons ATGTCCGGAGCCCTTGATGTCCTGCAAATGAAGGAGGAGGATGTCCTCAAATTCCTTGCAGCGGGAACCCATTTAGGTGGCACCAACCTTGACTTCCAGATGGAACAGTACATCtacaaaaggaaaagtgatg GTATCTACATCATAAATCTGAAGAGGACCTGGGAGAAGCTTCTGCTGGCAGCTCGTGCCATTGTTGCCATTGAAAACCCAGCTGATGTTAGTGTCATATCGTCCAGGAATACTGGCCAG CGAGCTGTGCTGAAATTTGCTGCTGCAACTGGAGCCACTCCCATTGCTGGCCGCTTCACTCCTGGAACATTCACTAACCAGATCCAGGCAGCCTTCCGAGAGCCAAGACTTCTGGTGGTTACTGATCCCAGGGCTGACCACCAGCCTCTTACAGAGGCATCTTACGTTAACCTGCCTACCATTGCTCTGTGTAACACAGACTCTCCTCTGCGCTATGTGGACATTGCCATCCCTTGCAACAACAAG GGGGCTCACTCCGTGGGTCTGATGTGGTGGATGCTGGCCAGGGAAGTTCTGCGCATGCGTGGCACCATTTCTCGTGAACACCCGTGGGAGGTCATGCCTGATCTCTACTTCTACAGAGATCCTGAAGAG attgaaaaggaagagCAGGCTGCTGCTGAAAAGGCTGTGACCAAGGAAGAATTCCAGGGTGAATGGACGGCTCCAGCTCCTGAGTTCACGGCTACTCAGCCTGAAGTTGCAGACTGGTCTGAAGGCGTGCAGGTGCCCTCTGTGCCTATTCAGCAGTTCCCTACTG AAGACTGGAGCGCTCAGCCGGCCACTGAAGACTGGTCTGCAGCTCCCACTGCTCAGGCCACTGAATGGGTAGGAACAACCACTGAGTGGTCTTAA
- the RPSA gene encoding 40S ribosomal protein SA isoform X2 gives MSGALDVLQMKEEDVLKFLAAGTHLGGTNLDFQMEQYIYKRKSDGIYIINLKRTWEKLLLAARAIVAIENPADVSVISSRNTGQRAVLKFAAATGATPIAGRFTPGTFTNQIQAAFREPRLLVVTDPRADHQPLTEASYVNLPTIALCNTDSPLRYVDIAIPCNNKGAHSVGLMWWMLAREVLRMRGTISREHPWEVMPDLYFYRDPEEIEKEEQAAAEKAVTKEEFQGEWTAPAPEFTATQPEVADWSEGVQVPSVPIQQFPTDWSAQPATEDWSAAPTAQATEWVGTTTEWS, from the exons ATGTCCGGAGCCCTTGATGTCCTGCAAATGAAGGAGGAGGATGTCCTCAAATTCCTTGCAGCGGGAACCCATTTAGGTGGCACCAACCTTGACTTCCAGATGGAACAGTACATCtacaaaaggaaaagtgatg GTATCTACATCATAAATCTGAAGAGGACCTGGGAGAAGCTTCTGCTGGCAGCTCGTGCCATTGTTGCCATTGAAAACCCAGCTGATGTTAGTGTCATATCGTCCAGGAATACTGGCCAG CGAGCTGTGCTGAAATTTGCTGCTGCAACTGGAGCCACTCCCATTGCTGGCCGCTTCACTCCTGGAACATTCACTAACCAGATCCAGGCAGCCTTCCGAGAGCCAAGACTTCTGGTGGTTACTGATCCCAGGGCTGACCACCAGCCTCTTACAGAGGCATCTTACGTTAACCTGCCTACCATTGCTCTGTGTAACACAGACTCTCCTCTGCGCTATGTGGACATTGCCATCCCTTGCAACAACAAG GGGGCTCACTCCGTGGGTCTGATGTGGTGGATGCTGGCCAGGGAAGTTCTGCGCATGCGTGGCACCATTTCTCGTGAACACCCGTGGGAGGTCATGCCTGATCTCTACTTCTACAGAGATCCTGAAGAG attgaaaaggaagagCAGGCTGCTGCTGAAAAGGCTGTGACCAAGGAAGAATTCCAGGGTGAATGGACGGCTCCAGCTCCTGAGTTCACGGCTACTCAGCCTGAAGTTGCAGACTGGTCTGAAGGCGTGCAGGTGCCCTCTGTGCCTATTCAGCAGTTCCCTACTG ACTGGAGCGCTCAGCCGGCCACTGAAGACTGGTCTGCAGCTCCCACTGCTCAGGCCACTGAATGGGTAGGAACAACCACTGAGTGGTCTTAA